One genomic region from Anabaena sp. PCC 7108 encodes:
- the queC gene encoding 7-cyano-7-deazaguanine synthase QueC, which yields MKAVILLSGGLDSSTVLYQARADGCECYAISFDYQQRHQRELQSALLIAQAFGVVKHQVVNFDLRLWGGSALTDNAIALPQERSLDEMSQNIPVTYVPARNTIFLSFALGYAETIGAQRVYIGVNALDYSGYPDCRLDYIQAMQEVFRLGTKQGREGEPIEIVAPLINLKKTEIIQLGNQLGVPWELTWSCYAGGDVACGVCDSCRLRLAAFAELGLHDLVPYAQY from the coding sequence ATGAAAGCTGTAATTCTGTTGTCTGGGGGATTAGATTCTTCTACAGTTCTCTACCAAGCAAGGGCGGATGGTTGTGAATGTTACGCCATTTCCTTTGATTATCAGCAGCGACACCAACGAGAGTTACAGTCGGCCTTGCTGATTGCTCAAGCATTTGGGGTAGTAAAACATCAGGTAGTGAATTTTGATTTACGGCTATGGGGTGGTTCAGCGCTCACGGATAATGCGATCGCTCTACCTCAGGAACGGTCTTTAGATGAAATGTCTCAAAACATTCCTGTCACCTACGTCCCTGCCCGTAATACCATCTTTTTAAGCTTTGCTTTGGGCTATGCTGAAACTATAGGCGCTCAACGTGTCTACATCGGCGTGAATGCCTTAGATTACTCTGGATATCCTGATTGTCGTCTTGATTATATCCAAGCTATGCAAGAAGTCTTTCGCTTGGGAACCAAACAAGGACGAGAAGGAGAACCAATTGAAATTGTTGCACCGCTGATTAATTTGAAAAAAACTGAAATTATCCAATTAGGCAACCAGTTGGGTGTACCTTGGGAGCTAACTTGGTCTTGCTATGCTGGTGGTGATGTTGCCTGTGGTGTCTGTGATTCCTGTCGGTTGCGTTTAGCAGCTTTCGCTGAATTGGGATTACATGATTTAGTTCCTTATGCTCAGTACTGA